Proteins encoded in a region of the Mycobacterium branderi genome:
- a CDS encoding DNA polymerase IV, translating into MTWILHVDLDQFLASVELRRHPELAGLPVIVGGSGDPTEPRKVVTCASYEARQFGVHAGMPLRTAARHCPDATFLPSDPAAYDAASEQVMGLLRDLGHPVEVWGWDEAFIGADVDDPVALAEQIRAVVAAETGLSCSVGISDNKQRAKVATGFAKPAGVYQLTDANWMSVMGDRPVDALWGVGPKATKKLAALDIITVCQLAQSDAELLTATFGPRTGLWLLLLANGGGDDVVSAEPWVPRSRSHVVTFPRDLTDRGEMAAAVTELARRTLSEVVAESRIVTRVAVTVRTATFYTRTKIRKLEEPTVDADVVVAAALHVLNLFELDRPVRLLGVRLELQMPQ; encoded by the coding sequence ATGACCTGGATCCTGCACGTCGACCTCGACCAGTTCCTCGCGTCGGTGGAACTGCGCCGCCACCCTGAATTGGCCGGGCTGCCGGTCATCGTCGGCGGCAGCGGCGACCCCACCGAACCGCGCAAGGTCGTCACCTGCGCCTCGTATGAGGCCCGCCAGTTCGGGGTGCACGCCGGCATGCCGCTCCGCACCGCCGCCCGCCACTGCCCCGACGCCACCTTCCTGCCGTCGGATCCCGCCGCCTACGACGCCGCCTCCGAGCAGGTGATGGGGCTGCTGCGCGATCTCGGCCACCCCGTGGAGGTGTGGGGCTGGGACGAGGCATTCATCGGCGCCGATGTCGACGATCCGGTGGCGCTCGCCGAGCAGATCCGCGCCGTCGTCGCAGCGGAAACCGGGCTGTCGTGCTCGGTGGGGATCAGCGACAACAAGCAACGCGCCAAGGTGGCCACCGGCTTCGCCAAACCAGCCGGCGTCTACCAGCTCACCGACGCCAACTGGATGTCGGTGATGGGTGACCGGCCGGTCGACGCGCTGTGGGGAGTCGGGCCGAAGGCCACGAAAAAGCTTGCCGCCCTTGACATTATCACGGTCTGCCAGCTCGCCCAGTCCGATGCCGAGCTGCTCACCGCCACATTCGGCCCGCGAACCGGACTGTGGCTGTTGCTGCTGGCCAACGGCGGCGGCGACGACGTCGTCAGCGCCGAGCCGTGGGTGCCGCGATCGCGCAGCCACGTGGTCACCTTCCCGCGCGACCTCACCGACCGAGGTGAAATGGCAGCGGCGGTAACCGAATTGGCGCGACGGACGTTGAGCGAGGTGGTCGCCGAGTCGCGAATCGTCACCCGGGTCGCCGTCACCGTGCGCACCGCGACGTTCTACACGCGCACCAAGATCCGCAAGCTGGAGGAGCCGACGGTGGACGCCGACGTCGTCGTCGCCGCCGCACTGCATGTGTTGAACCTGTTCGAGCTCGACCGCCCGGTGCGGCTACTCGGTGTGCGACTGGAACTGCAGATGCCGCAATAG
- a CDS encoding SDR family oxidoreductase, producing MAQTYAGKKCFLTGAASGIGRATALRLAAQGAELYLTDRNADGLAETVADALALGAKVPEHRALDIADYEQVASLAADIHSRHSSMDVVMNIAGVSAWGTVDQLSHEQWSKMVAINLMGPIHVIEAFVPPMVAAGRGGHLVNVSSAAGLVALPWHAAYSASKYGLRGVSEVLRFDLARHRIGVSVVVPGAVNTPLVNTVEIAGVDREDPRVQRWINRFSGHAVTPEKAAEKILAGVAKNRYLIYTSADIRALYAFKRLAWWPYSVAMRQVNVFFTRALRPDALPR from the coding sequence ATGGCGCAGACGTATGCGGGTAAGAAGTGTTTTCTCACGGGTGCGGCCAGCGGCATCGGCCGCGCGACTGCCTTGCGGCTCGCCGCCCAGGGCGCCGAGCTGTATCTGACCGACCGCAACGCCGACGGGCTGGCCGAAACCGTGGCCGACGCGCTCGCGCTGGGCGCGAAAGTTCCCGAGCACCGGGCCCTGGACATCGCCGACTACGAGCAGGTCGCCTCGCTCGCTGCCGACATCCATAGCCGTCACTCGAGCATGGACGTGGTGATGAACATAGCCGGGGTGTCGGCGTGGGGGACCGTCGACCAGCTCAGCCACGAACAGTGGAGCAAGATGGTCGCGATCAACCTGATGGGCCCGATCCACGTCATCGAGGCGTTCGTCCCGCCGATGGTCGCGGCCGGCCGTGGCGGTCACCTGGTCAACGTGTCCTCGGCGGCCGGCCTGGTCGCGCTGCCGTGGCATGCCGCTTACAGCGCAAGCAAATACGGCCTGCGCGGGGTCTCGGAGGTGCTTCGTTTCGACCTGGCACGGCACCGCATCGGGGTGTCGGTGGTGGTGCCCGGCGCGGTCAACACCCCGTTGGTCAACACGGTCGAGATCGCCGGCGTCGACCGCGAGGACCCCAGGGTGCAGCGGTGGATCAACCGCTTCAGCGGCCATGCCGTCACACCGGAGAAGGCGGCCGAGAAAATTCTGGCCGGCGTCGCCAAGAACCGCTACCTGATCTACACCTCGGCGGACATCCGTGCGCTGTATGCGTTCAAGCGGCTGGCGTGGTGGCCCTATAGCGTGGCGATGCGTCAGGTCAACGTGTTCTTCACACGGGCGCTGCGGCCAGACGCGTTGCCGCGCTAG
- a CDS encoding TetR/AcrR family transcriptional regulator gives MSTQQDARRSADAAPASPTRRGDRQRQAILQAVRELLEEKPFAELSVSTISDRAGVARSGFYFYFDSKYSVLAQILAEATHELEELTHYFAPRGPDESPAAFAKRMVGSAAAVYAHNDPVMSACNVARNTDAEIREILDQQVNGVIEQIIGVVEDEMKAGTAHPISDDIPALVRTLSVTTAQMLSGDSAYLGPDGDVQRGIRVLEQLWLHALWGGSSDA, from the coding sequence GTGAGCACTCAGCAGGACGCCCGGCGAAGCGCCGATGCGGCTCCGGCTAGCCCGACAAGGCGCGGGGACCGTCAGCGCCAGGCGATCTTGCAAGCCGTACGCGAGCTGCTGGAAGAGAAGCCGTTCGCCGAATTGTCGGTCAGCACCATCAGCGACCGCGCCGGGGTGGCCCGATCAGGCTTCTACTTCTACTTCGACTCGAAATACTCTGTGCTGGCTCAGATTCTGGCCGAGGCGACCCATGAGCTCGAAGAGCTCACCCACTACTTCGCCCCGCGCGGCCCCGACGAGTCGCCGGCCGCGTTCGCCAAGCGGATGGTCGGCAGCGCCGCCGCGGTCTACGCGCACAACGATCCGGTGATGTCGGCGTGCAACGTCGCCCGCAACACCGATGCCGAGATCCGCGAGATTCTCGATCAACAGGTCAACGGCGTGATCGAGCAGATCATCGGCGTCGTCGAGGACGAGATGAAAGCCGGTACCGCACATCCGATCAGCGACGACATCCCGGCGCTGGTCCGCACACTCTCGGTGACCACGGCACAGATGCTCTCGGGCGACAGCGCTTATCTCGGGCCCGACGGTGACGTGCAGCGCGGGATCCGCGTGCTCGAGCAGTTATGGCTGCATGCGTTGTGGGGCGGGTCGTCGGACGCCTAG
- a CDS encoding cytochrome P450: MATISTPHYLLDQAKRRLTPTVNTIPGLGLIEKRLLEVDWKPKKLAEPPPGSGLKPVMGDSGLPILGHIIELFREGPDFPLHLYETRGPVCFADSPILPSIVALGPDATQAIFSNRNKDFSQKGWHPVIGPFFNRGLMMLDFDEHLYHRRIMQEAFTRPRLAGYVEHIDRVASAVVAGWPTNDARFLFHPAMKELTLDIASMVFMGHEPGTDHELVTKVNKAFTTTTRAGGAIIRTSVPPFKWWQGLRARKVLEDYFTERVKERRNAEGNDMLTVLCHTEDEDGNSFTDIDIVNHMIFLMMAAHDTSTSTTTTMAYNLAAHPEWQERCRDESDRLGDGPLDIEALEKLETLDLVMDESLRLVTPLPFNMRQTVRDTDLLGYYVPAGTNVVTWPGMNHWLPELWTEPRKFDPERFTEPRSEHKKHRYAFAPFGGGAHKCIGMVFGRLEVKTVVHRLLRRYRLELPRPGYQPRWDYGGMPIPMDGMPIVLRPL; this comes from the coding sequence ATGGCGACCATCAGCACCCCGCACTACCTGCTCGACCAGGCCAAGCGCCGCCTGACGCCGACGGTGAACACCATCCCCGGCCTGGGGTTGATCGAAAAGCGGCTGCTGGAGGTCGACTGGAAGCCCAAGAAACTGGCCGAGCCGCCGCCCGGGAGCGGATTGAAGCCGGTGATGGGCGATTCCGGGCTGCCGATCCTGGGCCACATCATCGAGCTGTTCCGGGAAGGCCCCGATTTCCCGCTGCACCTCTATGAGACCCGCGGGCCGGTCTGCTTCGCCGACTCGCCGATCCTGCCGTCGATCGTCGCGCTGGGCCCCGACGCCACCCAGGCCATCTTCTCCAACCGCAACAAGGACTTCTCGCAGAAGGGCTGGCATCCGGTCATCGGCCCGTTCTTCAACCGGGGCCTGATGATGCTCGACTTCGACGAGCACCTCTACCACCGCCGCATCATGCAGGAGGCCTTTACCCGGCCGCGGCTGGCCGGTTACGTCGAGCACATCGACCGGGTGGCGAGCGCGGTGGTGGCCGGCTGGCCGACCAACGACGCACGCTTCCTGTTCCATCCGGCGATGAAGGAGCTCACCCTCGACATCGCCTCGATGGTGTTCATGGGTCACGAGCCGGGCACCGACCACGAGCTGGTCACCAAGGTGAACAAGGCGTTCACCACCACCACGCGTGCCGGCGGCGCGATCATCCGCACCAGCGTGCCGCCGTTCAAGTGGTGGCAGGGACTTCGGGCCCGCAAGGTGCTCGAGGACTACTTCACCGAGCGGGTCAAAGAACGCCGTAACGCCGAGGGCAACGACATGCTCACGGTGCTGTGCCACACCGAGGACGAGGACGGCAACAGCTTCACCGACATCGACATCGTCAACCACATGATCTTTTTGATGATGGCCGCCCACGACACCTCCACGTCGACGACCACGACGATGGCCTACAACCTCGCCGCCCACCCCGAGTGGCAAGAACGGTGCCGCGACGAGTCGGACCGGCTCGGCGACGGCCCGCTCGACATCGAGGCGCTCGAGAAGCTGGAGACGCTGGACCTGGTGATGGACGAGTCGCTGCGGCTGGTGACGCCACTGCCGTTCAACATGCGCCAGACCGTGCGTGACACCGACCTGCTCGGCTATTACGTGCCGGCCGGCACCAACGTGGTGACCTGGCCGGGGATGAACCACTGGCTGCCCGAGCTGTGGACCGAACCGCGCAAGTTCGACCCGGAGCGGTTCACCGAACCGCGCAGTGAGCACAAGAAGCATCGTTACGCGTTCGCGCCGTTCGGCGGCGGGGCGCACAAGTGCATCGGGATGGTGTTCGGCCGGCTGGAGGTCAAGACCGTCGTACACCGGCTGCTGCGCCGGTATCGGCTGGAATTGCCGCGGCCCGGATACCAGCCGCGCTGGGACTACGGCGGCATGCCGATCCCGATGGACGGCATGCCGATCGTGCTGCGCCCGCTCTAA
- a CDS encoding 2-isopropylmalate synthase: MAISKLIPNSSDVGPVPLPGGLREALGAMSWSAFTATYAPSAGPVRLGQWECADAERPATRLGPQARTFRATLGFGDRIETVTATATGPVAALTEMLYQHGIAVEMLRFHQLRSDDSIATFIRGSDGVRAEWAMGCSKDATQSALRAVIACANRLYG; this comes from the coding sequence ATGGCAATCTCCAAGCTAATTCCGAACAGCTCCGACGTTGGGCCCGTTCCGCTACCGGGTGGGCTCCGGGAGGCTCTCGGCGCAATGTCGTGGAGCGCCTTCACTGCCACCTACGCACCCAGCGCGGGCCCGGTGCGGCTCGGCCAGTGGGAATGCGCCGACGCCGAGCGGCCCGCCACCCGGCTGGGACCGCAGGCCCGCACCTTTCGGGCCACGCTCGGCTTCGGCGACCGCATCGAGACCGTCACCGCCACCGCGACCGGTCCGGTGGCCGCGTTGACCGAGATGCTCTACCAGCACGGCATCGCGGTCGAAATGTTGCGGTTCCACCAGCTGCGCTCCGACGACAGCATCGCCACGTTCATCCGGGGCAGCGACGGCGTGCGGGCTGAGTGGGCGATGGGCTGTTCAAAGGACGCGACGCAGTCCGCGTTGCGCGCGGTGATCGCCTGCGCCAACCGGCTGTATGGCTAG
- a CDS encoding DUF302 domain-containing protein produces MSIALSTTLHTTFDDAVARTREALAQKGFGVLSEIDVKATLKAKLGEDMEDYLILGACNPRFAHQAVNVFRQIGVLLPCNVVVRRDPDEPDTIIVDAMDPRLMVDVTKEPGLDDIADTVGGLLREALQELSE; encoded by the coding sequence ATGAGCATCGCGCTGTCGACGACCCTGCACACCACATTCGACGACGCCGTCGCCCGCACCCGGGAAGCGCTCGCGCAGAAGGGGTTTGGCGTGCTCAGCGAAATCGACGTGAAGGCGACACTGAAAGCCAAGCTCGGCGAGGACATGGAGGACTACCTGATTCTGGGCGCATGCAACCCGCGCTTTGCCCACCAGGCAGTCAACGTATTCCGGCAGATCGGCGTGCTCCTGCCGTGCAATGTGGTGGTGCGCCGCGATCCGGACGAACCGGACACGATCATCGTCGACGCGATGGACCCACGGCTGATGGTTGACGTGACCAAGGAGCCCGGGCTGGACGACATCGCCGACACCGTGGGCGGATTACTTCGGGAGGCTCTCCAAGAGCTGTCCGAATGA
- a CDS encoding FadR/GntR family transcriptional regulator, translating into MTAPLRPDKRATQIARRIEADIIRRGWPVGESLGSEHLLQQRYHVSRSVLREAVRLVEHHQVARMRRGPGGGLLVCEPDAAAATNAVVIYLEHQGTTIGDLLAARLLLEPLAAVLAAEHIDETGIERLRAMLQTASQHEFHTALAAESKNPVLQLFIDILMRLTAQFARGSRADAEALEATRADHAEIVAAVTAGDSARAKTLSERHVEAVTAWLQRHRSRRRPRTSDPGATPAKLAETLAAAVRDDIAASGWQVGSIFGTEAQLLERYRVSRSVLREAVRLLEYHGVARMRRGPGGGLVVGKPQAQASIDTIALYLQYRQPSRDDLRLVRDAIEIDNVAKVVSRHDAPEVRAFLGTHRQVIEQTGDDPRKAGMEEFLFHSGMAQLAGNAVLGLFLRILVELFRRQWAATEQKLPSRSDFADVQHAHRRIIEAIADGDDSLARHRARRHLDAAASWWL; encoded by the coding sequence TTGACCGCCCCATTACGCCCCGACAAGCGGGCTACCCAGATCGCCCGCCGCATCGAGGCCGACATCATTCGCCGCGGCTGGCCGGTCGGTGAATCGCTGGGATCAGAGCACCTATTGCAACAGCGTTACCACGTCAGCCGCTCGGTGCTGCGGGAAGCCGTGCGCCTTGTCGAGCACCATCAGGTCGCGCGGATGCGTCGTGGGCCCGGCGGCGGATTGCTGGTCTGCGAGCCCGACGCCGCCGCGGCAACCAACGCCGTCGTCATCTACCTGGAGCATCAGGGCACCACGATCGGCGACCTGCTGGCCGCGCGCCTGCTGCTCGAGCCGTTGGCGGCCGTACTCGCCGCCGAGCACATCGACGAGACCGGCATCGAACGGCTGCGCGCCATGCTGCAGACGGCGTCGCAGCACGAATTCCACACGGCGCTCGCTGCGGAGTCCAAAAACCCGGTGCTGCAGCTGTTTATCGACATCTTGATGCGCCTGACCGCGCAATTCGCCCGGGGTTCGCGCGCGGACGCCGAGGCGTTGGAGGCGACACGCGCCGACCACGCCGAGATCGTCGCCGCCGTCACTGCCGGCGACTCGGCGCGCGCCAAGACGCTCAGCGAACGTCACGTCGAGGCCGTGACGGCGTGGCTGCAACGACATCGCAGCCGGCGTCGGCCGCGCACGTCGGATCCCGGGGCGACGCCCGCCAAGCTCGCTGAAACGTTGGCGGCCGCGGTCCGCGACGACATCGCCGCCAGCGGCTGGCAAGTCGGTTCCATTTTCGGCACCGAGGCTCAGCTGCTGGAACGCTATCGAGTCAGCCGCTCGGTGCTGCGCGAAGCGGTGCGGCTCCTGGAATACCATGGCGTCGCCCGAATGCGACGGGGTCCCGGCGGCGGCCTGGTGGTGGGAAAACCACAGGCACAGGCCAGCATTGACACCATCGCGCTCTACCTGCAGTACCGTCAACCCAGCCGCGACGACCTGCGCCTGGTGCGCGACGCCATCGAAATCGACAATGTGGCAAAGGTTGTCAGCAGACACGACGCTCCCGAGGTGCGGGCCTTTCTCGGCACGCACCGGCAGGTCATCGAGCAAACCGGGGACGATCCGCGCAAGGCCGGCATGGAAGAGTTTCTGTTTCACAGCGGGATGGCGCAGCTGGCCGGCAACGCCGTGCTGGGTTTGTTCCTGCGGATCCTCGTCGAGCTGTTCCGTCGCCAATGGGCCGCCACCGAGCAGAAGCTCCCGAGCCGCAGCGATTTTGCCGACGTCCAACACGCGCACCGGCGCATCATCGAGGCGATCGCCGACGGCGACGACAGCCTGGCCCGCCACCGCGCCCGACGCCACCTGGATGCCGCGGCGTCGTGGTGGCTTTAG
- a CDS encoding thiolase family protein, whose product MPSRHFEKNAILSGIGISRIGRRTGIPGLELTCEAVRAAIADAGLTVADIDGVASLGDTPVPEVAAALGIEAADYKSGFGTAGLLTPVMAACHAVADKQARHVLVYRTVQMIGGSVPANMTGDQPSIGGMDDIPELLAAHAYSAANWLALHCRRHMHLYGTTKEQLGWLAINSRRNAALNPLAVYREPLTMADYLAARPVSSPFGLLDCDVPVDGSIAVVVSAAEYAADCPQPPVAVEAIGGSDGAGGWFHRPDYPKMAATDAAAQMWSRTYLTPADIEIAELYDGFTFLTLAWLEALGLCGDGEAGPFVEGAERIARDGVLPLNTYGGQLSAGRMHGYWVLHEACLQLRGGAGERQVPHRPQVAVVAAGGGPIAGCMLLTC is encoded by the coding sequence GTGCCAAGCCGACACTTCGAGAAGAACGCGATCCTGTCCGGAATCGGAATCTCGCGAATCGGCCGTCGCACCGGCATTCCCGGGCTGGAGCTCACGTGCGAGGCGGTGCGCGCCGCCATCGCCGACGCCGGTCTGACCGTCGCCGACATCGACGGCGTCGCCAGCCTCGGCGACACTCCGGTGCCGGAAGTCGCCGCCGCACTGGGTATCGAAGCGGCGGACTACAAATCCGGGTTCGGTACGGCCGGCCTGCTGACCCCGGTAATGGCGGCGTGTCATGCGGTCGCCGACAAACAGGCCCGCCATGTGCTGGTGTATCGAACGGTCCAGATGATCGGCGGCTCGGTGCCGGCCAACATGACCGGCGATCAGCCCAGCATCGGCGGAATGGACGACATCCCCGAACTCCTTGCCGCGCATGCCTATTCGGCGGCCAACTGGCTGGCGCTGCACTGCCGGCGACACATGCACCTCTACGGCACCACGAAGGAGCAGCTGGGCTGGTTGGCCATCAACAGCCGGCGCAACGCCGCGTTGAATCCGCTTGCGGTGTACCGCGAACCGCTGACAATGGCCGACTACCTGGCCGCAAGGCCGGTCTCCTCGCCGTTCGGACTGCTGGATTGCGACGTCCCCGTCGACGGCTCGATCGCCGTGGTGGTCTCGGCCGCTGAATATGCCGCCGACTGCCCGCAACCGCCGGTCGCGGTGGAGGCCATCGGCGGGTCCGATGGCGCCGGTGGCTGGTTTCACCGCCCCGACTACCCCAAGATGGCGGCTACCGACGCTGCGGCACAGATGTGGTCGCGAACCTACCTGACGCCGGCCGATATCGAGATCGCCGAGTTGTACGACGGCTTTACGTTTCTCACTCTGGCGTGGCTGGAAGCGTTGGGCCTCTGCGGGGACGGCGAGGCCGGGCCTTTCGTCGAGGGTGCGGAGCGCATCGCCCGCGACGGCGTCCTGCCGCTGAACACCTACGGCGGTCAACTGTCGGCCGGGCGCATGCACGGTTACTGGGTGCTGCACGAAGCCTGCCTGCAGCTGCGCGGAGGAGCGGGTGAGCGGCAGGTGCCGCATCGCCCACAGGTCGCGGTGGTCGCTGCGGGTGGCGGCCCGATTGCCGGCTGCATGCTGCTGACATGCTGA
- a CDS encoding Zn-ribbon domain-containing OB-fold protein has translation MADRGFLVEHCDPCTRWVHPPAGVCPDCGGPLTARPVSGRGTVFTYTVNFHPYNPDIPTPYVIAIVELDEGLRVAANVVDCEPDSVTCGMPVEVRPDETRLVFGPAT, from the coding sequence GTGGCAGACCGGGGGTTTCTCGTCGAGCATTGCGATCCATGCACCCGCTGGGTGCACCCGCCGGCCGGCGTATGCCCGGACTGCGGCGGCCCGCTGACCGCCCGGCCGGTATCCGGGCGGGGCACGGTGTTCACCTACACGGTCAACTTCCACCCCTACAACCCCGATATACCGACGCCGTATGTGATTGCGATCGTCGAGCTGGACGAGGGACTTCGGGTGGCCGCCAATGTCGTTGACTGCGAACCCGACTCGGTGACATGCGGCATGCCGGTCGAGGTGCGACCCGACGAGACGAGGCTGGTCTTCGGACCTGCTACTTGA
- a CDS encoding acyl-CoA dehydrogenase, translating into MAIALTDDHRELAEVARAFLTSQKARWAARSLLDSADESRPPFWQDLVELGWLGLHIDEEHGGSGYGLPELVVVIEELGRAVAPGPFVPTVIASAVIARDGTDEQKARLLPGLIDGTVTAGIGLGGDVRIDGGAANGDAGIVLGAGLAELLLIAAGDDVLLLDRRRDGVTVDVPKNLDPTRRSGRVTLQNVTVEVLPGARQSALARARTLLAAEAVGGASDCVDAAVDYAKVRQQFGRTIATFQAVKHHCANMLVGAESATAAVWDASRAAGEDEDQFRLAAAVAATLAFPAYARNAELNIQVHGGIGFTWEHDAHLHLRRALTDRALFGGDAPPQDVFDRTAAGVTRANSLDLPPEAEELRGRVRADAAEIAALDKKGQLDRLIATGYVMPHWPKPWGLAADAVEQLVIEQEFTAAGVKRPDYQITGWVILTLIQHGTPSQIERFVEKALRQEEIWCQLFSEPDAGSDAAGIKTRATRVDGGWKINGQKVWTSGAHYCRRGLATVRTDPDAPKHAGITTVIIDMKAPGVEVRPLRQITGGSDFNEVFFNDVFVPDEDVVGEPNTGWTVARATLGNERVSIGGGTSYYQGVGAQLVQLPQQRANHLAGATVRVGAFLAGEHALRLLNLRRAARSIEGAGPGPEGNITKLTLAEHMIEGAAIGAALLGPELALADGPAGLVSRMLMGARGMAIAGGTSEVTRNQIAERILGMPRDPLIK; encoded by the coding sequence ATGGCTATCGCATTGACCGACGACCATCGCGAACTCGCCGAGGTGGCCCGAGCATTCTTGACCTCGCAAAAGGCGCGCTGGGCGGCGCGCTCGCTGCTGGATTCGGCCGACGAGTCGCGCCCGCCGTTCTGGCAAGACCTCGTCGAACTCGGCTGGCTCGGCCTGCATATCGACGAAGAACACGGCGGCTCGGGCTACGGCCTGCCAGAACTTGTCGTGGTGATCGAAGAACTCGGCCGCGCGGTAGCGCCGGGACCATTCGTGCCGACCGTGATCGCCTCAGCCGTCATCGCCAGGGACGGCACCGACGAACAGAAGGCGCGGCTGCTGCCGGGGCTGATCGACGGCACCGTCACCGCCGGTATCGGTCTGGGCGGTGACGTCCGCATCGACGGCGGTGCCGCCAACGGCGACGCGGGAATCGTGTTGGGCGCCGGGCTCGCCGAGCTGCTGCTGATCGCGGCGGGCGACGACGTGCTGCTGCTGGATCGGCGCCGCGACGGCGTGACGGTCGACGTGCCCAAAAACCTCGATCCGACCCGTCGCTCGGGGCGGGTCACCTTGCAGAACGTCACGGTTGAGGTCCTGCCGGGCGCTCGGCAATCCGCGCTGGCGCGGGCGCGCACGCTGCTGGCCGCCGAGGCGGTGGGCGGGGCGTCGGACTGCGTCGACGCCGCGGTCGACTACGCCAAGGTGCGCCAGCAATTCGGCCGCACCATCGCCACTTTCCAAGCGGTGAAACATCATTGCGCCAACATGCTGGTGGGCGCCGAGTCCGCGACCGCCGCGGTGTGGGATGCGTCAAGGGCGGCCGGCGAAGACGAAGACCAGTTCCGGCTGGCCGCCGCAGTCGCCGCCACGCTGGCGTTCCCGGCATACGCACGCAACGCCGAACTGAACATCCAAGTACACGGCGGCATCGGATTCACGTGGGAGCACGACGCGCATCTGCACCTGCGTCGCGCCCTGACCGACCGGGCGCTATTCGGTGGCGATGCGCCGCCGCAGGACGTGTTCGATCGCACCGCCGCCGGCGTCACCCGGGCCAACAGCCTGGATCTGCCGCCCGAAGCCGAAGAACTGCGTGGCCGGGTGCGCGCCGATGCCGCCGAAATCGCCGCACTGGACAAGAAGGGGCAGCTGGACCGGCTGATCGCGACCGGCTACGTGATGCCGCACTGGCCCAAACCCTGGGGCCTTGCCGCCGACGCGGTCGAGCAGCTGGTGATCGAGCAGGAGTTCACCGCGGCGGGTGTCAAGCGGCCGGACTACCAGATCACCGGATGGGTCATTCTGACGCTGATCCAGCACGGAACCCCTTCGCAGATCGAAAGATTCGTCGAGAAGGCGCTGCGCCAAGAGGAGATCTGGTGTCAGCTCTTCTCCGAGCCCGACGCCGGATCGGACGCGGCGGGCATCAAGACCCGGGCAACCCGGGTCGACGGCGGCTGGAAGATCAACGGGCAGAAGGTGTGGACCAGCGGCGCCCACTACTGCCGTCGCGGCCTGGCCACCGTGCGCACCGATCCCGACGCGCCCAAGCACGCCGGCATCACCACGGTGATCATCGACATGAAGGCGCCCGGGGTCGAAGTGCGCCCGCTGCGCCAGATCACCGGTGGCTCCGACTTCAACGAGGTGTTCTTCAACGACGTCTTCGTTCCCGACGAGGATGTCGTCGGCGAACCCAACACCGGATGGACGGTGGCCCGCGCGACGCTGGGCAACGAGCGGGTCAGCATCGGCGGCGGCACGTCGTACTACCAAGGCGTCGGCGCACAGCTGGTGCAACTCCCCCAGCAGCGGGCAAATCACTTGGCGGGAGCGACGGTTCGCGTCGGCGCCTTCCTGGCCGGAGAACACGCTCTGCGGCTGTTGAACCTGCGCCGCGCCGCCCGCAGCATCGAGGGAGCGGGCCCGGGGCCGGAAGGCAACATCACCAAACTCACGCTCGCCGAGCACATGATCGAGGGCGCCGCGATCGGCGCGGCGCTGCTGGGACCCGAGCTCGCCCTGGCCGACGGCCCCGCAGGACTGGTCAGCCGGATGCTGATGGGCGCGCGTGGCATGGCCATCGCCGGCGGCACCTCGGAGGTCACGCGCAACCAGATCGCCGAGCGGATTCTGGGCATGCCGCGTGACCCGCTGATCAAGTAG
- a CDS encoding SDR family NAD(P)-dependent oxidoreductase, whose amino-acid sequence MEINGKKVVVIGGASGMGRATAELLAERGASVAVLDREGSDGKEVAAGLKGGGTFYPVDVTDFAGTEETLQAAVDALGGLHVVVTTAGGGIAKRTLSKSGPHDLESFQSVIDLNLIATFNISRLAAAHMAKNEPEDEERGVIINTASIAAFEGQIGQVAYTAAKAGIAGMCLTMARDLGSMGIRVLAIAPSLFATGLTKGIPDEYAIALTKDAAFPKRLGRPEEYAKLVAAIVDNPMLNGQCLRLDAGQRFAPK is encoded by the coding sequence ATGGAGATCAACGGCAAGAAGGTCGTCGTCATCGGCGGCGCGTCGGGCATGGGCCGCGCGACGGCCGAGCTGCTGGCCGAGCGCGGGGCGAGCGTCGCGGTGCTCGACCGTGAGGGCTCCGACGGCAAGGAGGTGGCCGCGGGCCTCAAAGGCGGCGGCACGTTCTATCCGGTCGACGTCACCGACTTCGCCGGCACCGAGGAGACACTGCAGGCCGCGGTCGACGCTCTCGGCGGGCTGCACGTGGTGGTGACGACGGCCGGTGGCGGCATCGCCAAGCGGACGTTGTCCAAGTCCGGTCCGCACGACCTCGAATCCTTCCAGTCGGTGATCGATCTCAACCTCATCGCCACGTTCAACATCAGCCGGCTGGCCGCTGCGCACATGGCCAAGAACGAACCCGAGGACGAGGAGCGCGGCGTCATCATCAACACCGCCTCGATCGCGGCGTTCGAGGGTCAGATCGGGCAGGTCGCCTACACCGCGGCCAAGGCAGGCATCGCCGGCATGTGCCTGACGATGGCGCGTGACCTCGGCTCGATGGGCATCCGCGTGCTCGCGATCGCGCCCAGCCTGTTCGCGACCGGGCTCACCAAGGGCATTCCCGACGAGTACGCCATTGCGCTGACCAAGGATGCCGCGTTTCCCAAGCGTCTTGGCCGCCCCGAGGAGTACGCCAAGCTGGTCGCGGCCATCGTGGACAACCCGATGCTCAACGGTCAGTGCTTGCGCCTGGACGCCGGGCAGCGGTTCGCGCCCAAGTAG